One genomic window of Candidatus Glassbacteria bacterium includes the following:
- a CDS encoding EcsC family protein: MPFTKKEKQDLVRAKKLLESTSFAVKLSDALGSTIEKGFEFLPDKWTEAMQKVIRSSLERAFKLTVRTLNNRPKTVSSDKLHKLAIVSTGAAGGFFGLAALTVELPVSTIIIMRSILDIARNEGEAIKTIETRLACLEVFALGGGTDEDHSTQTGYFAIRAILAKEISGIIENISERLVAKGVTPQIGRFLSQIGTRYGVMVSNKIAAQTIPVAGALGGAAINTIFINHFQAMARGHFIIRRLERKHGKEEIERLYHES, from the coding sequence CCTGGTAAGAGCAAAAAAATTGTTGGAATCCACAAGTTTTGCCGTAAAGCTGAGTGACGCGCTGGGCAGCACGATCGAAAAAGGGTTCGAATTCCTCCCGGACAAGTGGACGGAAGCAATGCAGAAGGTGATCAGGTCCTCACTGGAAAGGGCCTTTAAGCTAACCGTTCGCACCCTGAACAACCGGCCCAAAACCGTCTCCTCCGATAAACTGCACAAACTGGCCATTGTCTCCACCGGCGCGGCGGGAGGGTTTTTCGGCCTGGCGGCGCTTACCGTGGAACTGCCGGTTTCTACGATAATAATCATGCGTTCGATACTGGATATCGCCCGCAATGAGGGAGAGGCGATAAAAACTATCGAGACGAGATTGGCCTGCCTGGAGGTTTTTGCGCTGGGAGGCGGAACGGATGAGGATCACTCCACCCAGACCGGTTATTTCGCTATCAGGGCTATTCTGGCCAAGGAAATTTCGGGAATAATCGAGAACATTTCAGAAAGGCTGGTGGCCAAAGGGGTAACTCCACAGATCGGCAGGTTCCTGTCCCAGATCGGCACACGGTACGGCGTTATGGTTTCGAACAAAATCGCGGCGCAAACGATCCCCGTTGCCGGAGCGCTGGGAGGAGCGGCAATAAATACGATTTTTATCAACCATTTCCAGGCCATGGCACGAGGCCATTTTATCATCAGAAGGCTCGAGAGAAAACATGGTAAAGAAGAGATAGAAAGACTGTACCATGAAAGCTAG